TATAGGAGAAGAATCTGTTTCAATGGTTATTTTTTGCAATCACGCCAGATTTATGCAAGTAGATACTATGcttaagaaagaaaataacaTAATCTGTGCCGAATAACAGAATATACTTTATATGGGTTCTGTCACCAACAAATCTAACACTTTCCTTCAAATGAAACACCTATGACCTATCTCATCCTCCATTCTTGATAcatcttaaaaaataatttctaaaaattaacaaactttTCCTATTTTCTTACAGGTGAATTTGCTCGTGTCGGTGCAGGGTAACATTTCTGATTTTGATTCTACACATGCTTGAACTGCTTGCTGTTAAGCCATATTTAAAACTTTTCAAATCTATATTGGAGATGGAGAGTGGTTTTAGAAATCTGTAGTGCCGTGTAACTAAATGTGTAGAAAACCAAAAATCTAAAACTAATGAACAAATCTTATGCAGTGTTACAATAGAAATAGTTCCTGTTAGATCTTAGAAAGACATTGTTTCAACCCCTTGTTAAGATAAAGGTGCAGCATGGATTGCAGAAAATTTTATGGCTAACATATGGTTTGTACTCTTCATGACAGGATATTTCTCGTTCTTCAACTTATAAGTGTGATCCAGTTTATTACATGGTGGAATAAGTACTGGATGCCTGATGAGCAAAAGAAGCACAGGTATGGCTTCTTATTAACAAGGACTCGATGATGCTTCCATTCCGTGTGATATACAAATTCATTGTTGGTACTGTACTTCTCAGATGAACTTGGTCACAGTGTATTTCTAGCTCCTTTAGTCCAAGCTCACGTCCCTGCACAATTTTCTGTTACATACCCTTCAATATCCATGACATCTTTTAGTGCAGCACAAAGTATCCACATATTGATGTATGTTAGTTAAATTGGCAATATTTtactttatctttttatttcttctgtTGGTCATAAGTTCACTTGATAGATCTTCTCTTATACTCTACAGCTGCTCCCTTGGGTTAGTCATGTCTACACTGTTTTACATTGCTTCAATGGGTGGAATCGCATTCATGTACTCATCATACGGGATGAAATTATCGTGCGCTCTCAACATCTTTTTCATCACATGGACTGTGATTCTACTTGTCGTGATGATGGTGATATCACTACATTCGAAGGTATACATTTCTCTTCGCAACACTTCTATCTGATGTATATCTTCATTTTAGTATTTGTCTTTTGTTCAAAGATCGCATCCTTACTCGAGTTAAGAAGAGATTCTCTGTGTTTGCTTAAAAACAGGTTAACAAAGGTCTTTTATCTTCCGGAATTATGGCTTCATATCTTGTTTTCCTATGTTGGTCGGCCATCAGAAGGTTAGGACTTCAATCCATGTTTCAAGTATTCAGATTCAGCTAAACTTTCTATGAGATGTTTTCTCACCGTTCTTAACTCCTCGTGCTTATTGTGTATCGGTTATATTCTCCGGTAGTAAATTTATGCCATGAATTATTTAACTTTCGTCTAAATCAAGATATTTCATGTTTCATTCAACTTAAAAAATTAGTTATTGTGCTGATCTTAATACATGGATTTTCAGTGAACCTGCAAATGAGGAATGCAACAATCAAAAACAAGGGAATGGTCACGATTGGACTACTGTACTAGTAAGAGTTgattagttcttttttttttctttttgttttttggttgccTCTTTCAACTGGTTCCGAGTTCTCACTTTGTAGATCATTAAATCGGGCTTGGATATTCTAGTATTCCACCGATGAGTTTAACAATCACACACACCAAATTTACTCAGTATCAATTTCAACAGCAGTAATATGGTTGTGTTACGCTGTCCTTCGAGCAGGGCTTCCTGATCGCGATATGTTCTATTGTCATGGCGACTTTTTCAACTGGCATAGATTCGCAGTCATTTCAGGTGAATATTTTGTCTTTGTGTGTTGCAAGCATAAATTATACTAACCTTATTGGTTGCTCAGACAATGGCAGAGAAAGTATTAAAGAGAGCAAAGTTTGAACTATTCAACATTGTTTCTTACTGCTAAAACTTAAAAGTTACCAAGATGTTCAATCCTGTTATTTAGCAGAAAACTAAAACCTACTTCTCGTGCTATCCAGTTTTACAAAGATCAAGTTCGAGAGGACGACGACATCCCTTACAAGTACGGATTTTTCCACCTAACATTTTCCTTGGGGTGCATGTATTTTGCGATGTTGTTCATCAGTTGGAACCTCAGTAACTCtgctaagaagtaaggaatcATCTATCATTCACAGATGACTTTATTTGGGAGATCTCCATTTCGTATGATATCGATATGTTTAACTAACACTCTGGAAAAAACATTCAGGTGGAGCATCGATGTCGGATGGACTAGTACATGGGTAAAAATCGTCAACGAATGGTTTGCAGCTTCAGTATTCTGTAAGTAACTCCGTATGTATGATTTCTTAGTTGGATTGCTTCTGTACACGTAAATCGGTTTATTTTTGTGCATACCATCATCTTTCTgggtttttaaattaaattttaatgcagTATGGACGTTGATTTCGCCGGCGGTGAGGCAATCGAAAGTCATGGATCGTGAAGAGGCTGTGCAGGAGATTGATAACTCAGACGTGCCATGATTTTGATTATGTAATCTTCATTTGTTACATGGCCATTATTCTTTCTGTATCTGTTATACTTCAAACAAGTCACCAAAGACAAAGGGACGAATAAGCCATTAatattcctctttttttttttttttttttttttgaagcaaATTTTGAAGTCAATCCTACTTCAGTATTGCTATAACGGCAGTCAATTCCAATAAAAAGAGAATTGTATTTCTTGAAACTACTGTTGTATAACCCAGGTCCTTAGTATTTGAGTTgattttcatactctttttaacTTAGGACACCCCCCTATTTATCTATAACCATTTGATTGAATAAACTAAGGAAGGCCTGAGGCTGAGCCTAAAAAACGTCAAACAACTAAAAGATAATAGCCTATCTAGAGCCCGACCTTGATGTCATACTCgataatttttttatcacattagTAGCTAACATTTCAATCACGGAGTGTTTCGTTGTGTTACTCATATTATCACTACAATCAATATAAACATCATCAATAATATTGTTACAAAAATCGATCCTTTGGTGCCTTAAAAggataagtttttttttgtacgAACAACATGCACAAAGAAATTTATGGTGCCTTAAAAGGGTATTGTCAAATGcctataaaattaaaacaacataaccaagtcatttattttattttatataaaagtcaaattttctCATTATTCTATgataatttgtttggttgtaCCCAATGCACTGGACACATCGCCCACTCCCTATCCTATCAACCACTAATTGCATAATTTGCATATGATTTTTAGCTTAAAGCAACTTCAGCGTTGCAAAGGCCCCTTAGGGTAAGTCACTATTGAATAGCCTCCAATGACTAGTAATTgtctttaatgaacagtaactgcttTTTACATCTCCATCCTTATAATGAATAGCCATGACAATATGCAATAAAATATtcgtatttttaattttataaaatattgcaaaataatttaatttgtaatttcagataagatttgtaatcgttctcgttgcgtcacgtgtcattatccgagaAGATAATTTTTTATGATAGATTTCAATAAGATATTTATCCAATACCGTCGTGCCACGTGTTGTTATTTTTTCAGAATCATTGAGGATAgattttcgataagatttttaaccaatcacgttgcgccacatgtcacaatctgtttacaatctttgaggatagatttcgattagatttttaatgaatgatgacatgccacgtggcattatctacaatctaatcctttctttttcctccatataacccaccatccatcctaagaaatcacaaaccaaaatcaaaatctctatcattcttcatagtttctgtttcttttttacaatgtcttcttcaaggatgttgtgggaaatcaatgaggaagagaaagaattgtttaagcaaggggaagaaatgttcaatctccaggtggGTGAAAATGTgatggaagaggaagaggatgaggaacgtagaaggagagatgatgaAGCAAGAAGCCAAAGAGCCTCACAATCCCGTCAagtcatccaagctgtggcTCAGATCTCCAGGCCCAACCGTTCGGCAAATCTTGATAAAaccaggcaacgacgaggtacgaatctcttggacgattattttgtctgtaacagtgcattccctgatacgtactttatacgtcgttttagaatggaacgacatttgttcaacaaaatcatgattgctgtttgcaaccatgattcttactttgtgcaaaagaatgatgcttttggtgttATGGGTCTCATTCCagagcaaaaaattactactGCCTTACGGAAGCTTCCATATGGAGCATTTGTAGACCAAATGGATAAGACAACGAGGATAGGGAAagcaaccattcttgagtccctgatgaggtttttctccgcaatcgaatctatctacatcATAAAGTACCTTCGGAGACCTACTgagatggacttgcaaaggcttctgaatAAGGCCAAGATGTaggttttcctgggatgattggaagcatcgccTGTATGCACTAGACCTGGAAAAACTGTCTAAGTGCATGGCAATGAgcttatggggacagaaaaggagcaaaaagtatcattttggaggtggtggcatcatttgatacatggatttggcacctttttttttggtgtttcgGGGGCTCAATATGACCTCAATGTCCTTACCCAATACATAGTGTTCAACGATGTTTTGCAAGGAAAAACACCAAGAGTCACATACTGTGTCATCGGACGTAAGTACCACAGGCCATACTAGCTAGCAGacgacatttacccaaggtggtcatcgTTTGTCAAACCAACGCCACGTCCgggaagtgcaaaggaaaaacactttgcaagctatcaagaggggtgtaggaaggatgtggagcgttatTTTGGTATTCTCCAAGCTCGTTAGGCGATTGTCAGGGGTGCTAccagaatgtttgatttagagtcgcttcgatccatcatgatggcATGCattattcttcacaacatgattgaggaagatgagtacgattatgatgccgttgatgaatatgagccatacacgatgaacaattccagAACAcaatatattgtgctcatgacgccaccgaagaacccgtgcaacacgagccattacaaagggatggacgttacaataaaaggctcattcaacgatatattGCACTTTAGGACccatatatgcacaatgcctggcaaattgacttgataaaGCACCAGTGGGAATTAAAACAAGCTGAAGAAACTTAAGTTCATTtaatgtgtttgtttttatttggtgtgtttatttaattttatttggtgtgttttttaagttcattagtgagtttttttttttttttttaatttttaaattttaaattttttatttggtgtgtttttaattttatttggtatgtttatgtaattttatttggtgtgtttatgtactttgaataaagattctcttagtttaaataaattaccaaattaaataaatacactTTTAGcttaaataaattaccaaattaaataaatatactcttagtttaaataaagtactaaattcaataaattggaaccaacataaagtactctattcaataaataacaaattacaacccaaagtgattggaaaattatgggctctgattaaaaacaaattccctAGTCCCTCGTGAATGGAAAATCATCACCTAATCAATTTGTGGGGCTAGTATCATCTCCTTTTGTGAtgctaggaccatctcctcTTGCTCTCGCTTCCCTTGCACGCCTCATTCGCACCACGTCTGCTttctccaaattccaaaaatatttagaattcggTGACTTCCCCTCTACGGGCTCCTTCATAATGTCATGATCTTGTTgagccattctttcttctttaagctcttccctttcttgcctaagtagctctctttctttctcattagcttgaaataatCTCTTAGCAACTGTAGCTTTTGCCTCCTCTCTAACCTTACAGCCTCAAATTTAAACCATTTCccgcgccaaagtcaattcaccttggcaagcaagttcttccatatattttccataatcattcttggaagcactcctttttctttttgaagccttcttacctggaggcctaattggatatcGGGTCGACCTCGACGCTTGTTCAAGGGGTGTTTCTGGCATTTCTTCTGTTTCAGTTTCATGAAGCGAGTCATGAACGggcgtagagtgtagaggggtgttgctcatgacaacttctggaccgacaagcacaactctgaatttaggacaatctttgacaatattccaacattcccaccgggtgaatgatttgtttttgtttttggttttggcattataccaagtttgtgcttgaagtgtctacacaatgcgggagaagaaataattataatcaaagtagctaATCTAAATTTTGGTAtagtataaacaaataaataatatattgttacctgatccacTAAATTTTCCCCATTTCGAAGATTAGAACTAgtttgtgccaaggcgtctctccaaaGACTAAACGATTGATTGAGTATTCTCCAATGACTGGACAtcaattctttggttcttttcctaccaattttctcaagataattggtatgaatatgACTCCACATCTCTCGCAACtacatctcattacccgtaatcggatcatgagtaacttcaCCTCAGCTAGAACACAAcataacatcttcaataagcgtccaattcgtacctgcatcattagtcattttgttggaagccaattggattgaaactttgagagaaagattggaatatggttgaaagtatttgagaaaatctGAAATTGTGGTTGAAactttgagaaaatatgaaatttcgattgaaactttgagagaaagattggaatgtggttgaaaatatttgagaaaatatgaaattgtgatgtaaggtagaagataatgagaaggtatttatagaaaagtaaaatcaattttttttaatttttaaaattttttttcagattttttattattaatttttaatattttttttattaccttaattaatttctgtcgttggattaaaaaaaatttaaaatccaaCCCTCCAGAatgtgccacatggcacaatggtaacttttcaaatttttttaatgttaatttttttttaatttataaaggtgAATAATGTAGACCATTgatctcaaatccaacggctgataTTTAGGAAGGATTTACCGTAGGAATTCCAATCGTCCATAACAAGTAACCATTGAAATCCAACAGACGAGAAAAAGCCACATGGCCACCAACGGTAACATTCTGCCATCTGCAGTGCGGGCCCTAGGCTTCTGAAATGTTGTTGGGGCGCGCCCCTAAGTGTGAGTGTTATGCACGCGCCTGacgcaaaaataataaaacagtgGCTGACGCCACCCTGACATCAGCATTGCATCACTTGGCCTTTAGGCTCTCAGGCCACCGATTCGAGCTGGGCCTCTCACTCGGGCCCCTCTGCCTACCCAATCACCCTCTGGGCTGGAGCTTGTAGCCCTAACTATTGGGTTGGTGAAGTCACTGGTCCATCGGGTTAATTGTCctggtggagttgctcttaaatAATTGTTGTCAAGAAGTCCTAAAacaaaatgatgcacgtttaaactaggggtgggcaaacgggccCTGGGCCCATGGGTAGAGGTGGGTAATAGCGATTCAGAACGAGTACGGGGTAGGTCCATATTGTTTTATATAcaaaacggggcggggcgggtcGAGTCCAAGTAAACAAGGAGGCGAGGTGAACCCAGTATTCTGAAAACACAGGCTCTCGGGCCAAACCGTATCCAATAAACAGACCCAGCCCAGTGCCGTGCCACTCTAATCTCACACACACTCTCAAATCTTACACTCAAATCTGACCATGTCACTTTCTTGAAGACTCTCCCAGACTCTCCTCAGTCCTCCCTCTTGATTATTCTCTCCCATTCTTAGTCTCTTAGTCTCCCTCTGTCGAACTCTTATCCCTCTCGATTCTCagtctctcaatctctctctgtTGAACTTGAGGGGTCGAACAACTTGAAACGACGAATCAGTCATCTCCTCCGTCTGACTCAGATTTGCATGGAAGCTGAGCTTTGCTGACGGTTGCACGGCAAAGATGATCAAGAAGGACGAAGACAAGACTACCTCCCTTGACGACATCATGGAGAAGGAGATCGGTGTCTTCCATTGGTGCTATATCTCTGGTTTGTTTCTTGATTTCAAGGTGTTTATGGGGGAttctaagtaattaaaaaaagggaTCCAAAGAAGGAATTTCTTATTGTTTTCTAATGCATGCAATCACTGCTTGGAGCTAAAGCTGTGGTAAATTATtcaattttggattttgatcAATTGGGTTATATTGTAATGCAATCTTAGGAAATTAGTCATTTGGGATTTTGGGTTGTCtaaaattcatatatatttttttaaattaaagttTGTTGCTTTGAAGGTTTTTCTTAAGGAGATCAATTGGGTGTGTAAACTAtgattgaattttgagatttttggtGAATGGTTGTACTAAGAAATTTGATAGGGAAGGAATTGAAAATGTACCCGTGACGCCCCGAGGAACTGGCCCGTTTCAAACGGGTCAGATTAGGTGTTATACCCACCCCTGCTTATAAGGATAATTCTGTAATTCTCCCTAAAAATTTATAGAATTATGACTTTAGTCCTCATTTTTGTCATACAATCAAGatctgaaaatttaaattagtACTCTATCCCTaggctgccacgtggcagcacCTTAACCcacttcctttttttctcttttgtcccCCTCCCTGCTGTGTCCcacctttctcctttcttctttcttctttttcctttctcttgttttgttttgtttgcaccttttcctctctctctctctctttcgaaaactctcccatttctctccctcttcttcccCGTgaaagacacacacacacacacacagtttCACCAGCTTAGGGAGAGTCACCATAATCGCCATTCAACTgcatatatctctctctctttctcccttggTCACGGCGCCAGGAGGATACGAACACCTCCGGcgagttttgtgatttttccggTTGGGTAAGCATCGTTTCTTCCTTTTTAGTCAAGTTAGATGTTGGTTAAATGTGGTTACTGAGTTGGGTTCATGAATTTTCAAGgttttggagagtttttggcaCAGGTGAAGGCTCACCTAAATTTTTCTGGCGAGTGTGTGTTTTCCGAGGGAATTTCCGGCCACCACAGGCCGTTTCACGGCGAACCCAAGGTATAAAACTACTCCTCTCATCTagtgcttcattttggtacctagATCGGGGTCTAGGTTGTAGGTTTGGCGTCGGCCGGAGCTATGAAAGCTCCGGTGTTCTTCTCCGGGCACCCAGGTCTTCGGGCCATCTCCCACACCCACGGGCCTTAGGCCTGATTTGGGTCTTTGGCCCAATACCCTaaccctttctttttttatttttagtttatttcttttaaaaacccaaaaggccTTAGGGCCTGTTAGCCCAAAACCCATCACCCTTTCTGTTGTGGGCCTTTGGGCCGTATGGGTTCAAGCCCAACCTAACCCACCTAAAAACCTAAACCCAATTACCCaaagcccaaaaccctaacccaaaacccagtGACCCGTTGACCCATGGACCCGTTGACCCGTTGACTCTGACATGTTGACTTTGacccgttgaccgttgactttttgggttttcgtgcggGACCCTCCTAGGCTAGTTTCGACGTTCTAAACCCATTTCCGATGGccgttttctcaaattcaatcgtttgagtagagtttgactgaaAGTACTCAATTATGTGTTTAGGTGCGATTTTTAGCGGTGATTCCGTTATTCCTATTTGGTACGGCTTGCACCTTCGGTGTAcagtgagtggaccccttctaaaaatgcatgttttgatagtagaaatgcatacatgaaaagcatgatttgatgattatgttttatgaaacgttttacgagataacatgcttactgaggctagtttgaattattactatttttcctataacccatgttcttatagaatatctgatggatgacgatatgatatttagaacatgtttaga
This Pyrus communis chromosome 6, drPyrComm1.1, whole genome shotgun sequence DNA region includes the following protein-coding sequences:
- the LOC137736485 gene encoding uncharacterized protein, whose protein sequence is MFLTASKTRKLSEARNVWHSGWWGFKFCILFVSMVVPLFIPPQFIQLYGEFARVGAGIFLVLQLISVIQFITWWNKYWMPDEQKKHSCSLGLVMSTLFYIASMGGIAFMYSSYGMKLSCALNIFFITWTVILLVVMMVISLHSKVNKGLLSSGIMASYLVFLCWSAIRSEPANEECNNQKQGNGHDWTTVLGFLIAICSIVMATFSTGIDSQSFQFYKDQVREDDDIPYKYGFFHLTFSLGCMYFAMLFISWNLSNSAKK